A region of the Mus musculus strain C57BL/6J chromosome X, GRCm38.p6 C57BL/6J genome:
ATGAACCTCCTAAAAGCTACTACTGCCGTCCCCTTATTGAACACATTTCATACATTCCAATTATCATAAGTGTCATTAACCAAATCTGCCTGGTGCTCTGGCCTACCACGTTCCCCCAAATCCCCTTTGTACATTACAAAAACTGACAACTGATAAAGTTAGTGAAATTCGGGTTGGGGGGCTCACCTGCAATGCCCGCTGCTCTCGGCTGAGCTGACTGGAATCTGCATACAGTTCGGTGGTGACACACTTGAATCGGTCGCCCACATAACCTGCCGAGTTAGCAATTCTCTTTGCCAGCTTGGATGGCTTGGGTTTCAGAACTTTGCCATCGTTGGATTCGGCCTCATCAGTTCCTTCTTTGGTATAGGCGGGGGTGACATCCATGTTTGGAGGGGCACCGCCCACACAAAATGGTTTGGGATCCTCTTGGGTTTTACCAAAAGTCACAGCAGGGCCCTCACTGCCCAGAGCTGTCTCCAAGAATGGAGTTGCTACCTGCACACCCAGGTTCTCTTTGTTGGTTCCTGCTGCACCACTATCCTTGCCTAAGCTGAACACTGGCTGGCTTGAGGCCTGTTTGAAAGTGAAAGATTCATGGAAGTCAGTGATTCGGCCCAGCTCCTCTCTGAGGGAGATGAATTCACGGCGTTGTTGGATCACAGGGTCAGCTGAGGGCTTGGTGGCCTCGGTGTCCTGACCTACATTCTCGGCTACAAGGCCTGCTTTGGGTGCCCCTGCATCAGTTTTAGTGTCTGCTTCTTCTCGGAGAAGGTCTACGTAGACCAGTTTGTCGCTTTTGACCCCAGTCTTCCCTTGATTCCAGCTAGAGTTTGGCTTCAGGTTCTTGTCAGTGGGGACTTCTGGATGCAGTTTGGTGCTGCTAGCTTCCAACATCTCAGAAAACCGGCTACGGAGGGTTGGGTCCTCATAACGGGCTCTCTCATGGGAGCGGGAGCGTCTCTCCGGCTTCTCCTCTTTTGTGATCTCAATGGGCGTGTGTGGGATCAACATGGGATGGACCATGCCCAGGCCCAGGGCATCTTGGTAGGTCACAAATTCTGGCCTGCTCGTATGCAGCCCGTAAGGCAGGCCAGGCTTTGGGGCAAGGTGCCCAGGAAACAGACTGCCATTGGGTAACAAAACTGGGTGAGGATACACAGGTCCTTTGCCATGTAAAGAGAGGGGACTTAGAGCGATGCCTTCTGGTGCTGCGTAAGGGAGGTAACTCCTAGGGTAGGGAATTGCTGGGGACCTGAATGCTTCATTTGGAGATAGAAATATTGAGGTTGGCGGGAGGCCATTCTCACTCGCTTTGAAGCTCGGTTCTGGGTTGGCTTTGGCTCCCTTGCTGCTGGTGCTGCCACCGTGCTTGGCAGGCGTGGATGAGGGCTGGCCCACATGCTGGATGACTGATGGCGTGGTATCCACCGAGCTCCTGCTGGTCTTGGTGCCATCTGCATTGGCGTTGGCGTTGGGGGCTGGTGATGCAGAGGCTGGGCGTCCTGAGCTGGACACGGACCCTGAAACATTAGTGACCACGGCATCTGTGCCACCCATGCGGGGACACGAGGAACTCCGCTGTTGCGGTATTGCCCAGTCCAAAGCCTTGTTTTTCAGTGACAGACTTTTGCCATTGTTCTCTTCATTAGGACTTGGCCCTGGCACCACCCAGGATGAGGGAGCAGTGCTGATGATCTCTGATCTATAGATAGAACATCCATTTCCTGGAGGAGATAGTGTTTCTTTCGGAATCTCACTTCCAGAGAGCACTAAGCCACTTGCAGCCCGACTGTGAACCAGGACTGTGGGAGCCATCTTTTTCATGTGGTCACCTTTGGAAGCGTCCGCATCCACCACTTTAGAAGACAGGTCAAGTGGTTTGTCTGTGACATCTTTGGTAACGGTCTGCTTTTCCAACAGAGGTGGTGAGCCCCCATCTTTTCTGTCTTGAACCGTTGTCTTCCGGGTGTGCCCAGGCATGGATTGAGCACAGTCGCCCCCATCTAGAGCCTTGGGGTACTTGCCATTGGACAGCCTGGATGTAGAGAACTCGCTATTGGCTGTCATGTATGGCTTCGTCAGGGTGACTGAGGGAGAGGTGGAGATCCTGGGATAGTGCTTGTGGAACTCGGAGTAGGTCTCTGCAGCGGGCTGAGTTGGAAGGTGGACCCGGGCTGAGGGCCGAGGTGAAGGAGGCAACAGGAGAGCTGTGTCCCCTGGCAGGCCACTATTGACTGCCTTGGCAGAGGTCACCCGGGGCTGTTTACTGTTTTGGATGTGGGGGTAACTGTGGGAATCTACTGGGTTCCCAGGGTTGACGCCCATCTTCCATGGGAGGCTTTTGTCTGAGCAGTGGACGAGAGGTGGAATGGCCGCAGAGGCTGAAGGTGTGGAGAGCCTCATGGGTGAAGCCAAGGAGGAGGGGATGTGAGGGTTGACATAGTGTGGGGGTGGCAGGTAGAGGAAGCGTTCCCCACTGGTGCAGACAGGAGAATACAGTGGCTGGGCCAAGCCGTAGGACTGCTGAGGTAGCAAGGCCTTGTACATATTCAGTGAATACTTATTTGGCGAGTCGAGGAAAGGGTATATGGCTGGAGTGGCCCCCTCCATGTAAGGGTTGACCCAGGGCAGCCGCAGGTAACTAgcaccattgatgttgagagggCTCTGTTTGTCACTGGCAGGCCTATCCAAACCCAAGCTTTCCGCTGTAGCTACAGCGCTCTTTTGTATCCCAGGCGGTGTTTTGTATATAGCACTGAAGCCATTTGGGGGTTTTCCAGAGACAGCAGAAGCCTCCACTGTCTCGGGAGTATTCGGTTTGAATTGCATCTCTGGATTTCTTTCCGAAGAAAACCCAAGGCCACTGAGAGAGCTTGGGGTAGCCTCCCGACCTTTTTCTGAGCCCAATCCACACAAGCCAGAATAAACGATGTTTCCAGGGACCCGGAGCCCTTCCCGGATGAGGCCTGTGCGGTCCATGCTCAGTGCTGCCAGGCCATCGATCCGATGGGCTCCACTGGTATCCACCTTTGTAAAAGAATAACACAAGTTACTTGGGACACCTGTCACAGTAGCAGCCCTGGTCCAGAAGAAAGACCACCCACTGGGTCACATGACATCACCCTTAACACCCCAACAGAAAAGGCTAAAGATAGCTTTGCTGTGCCCAGTGCCCCGCCTCCTCCCACATGCAAATCCTTTTGAAGCCTCATTTTTTGTCATTTCTGTTCAACTGAGATCCTACAAGCACTGAAAGATCCACTCAGACTAGAAACCAAGTCATTAGTTTGCTCATCTGTGAGCAAACCCTACCATGCTGTGGCACAGACAACACCAAATAAGACATTCTCTGCACCACTCCTCCGGGGTACAGGACACACACTGACTCTGTGGAACCTGTCAGGTTGGACTGGGGAGAGGGGCATTCATTTCTTGGACACAGAAAGGTCTTATTGAACAGGACAAGAAACAGTTTTCCTCCGGACAATGGATATGAGGAACTTTCTAGCTTGTCTTAGTTCTAAATCAATAAAGGGGCTTGGAGGGGGCGTGGTCAAAGTATGGTTGCATTTTTGACTTCCTTTCCCTGGTGCCTTAAAGGACAGTCCAGTGTTTCATATTTTACTGGCAAAGCAAAGCCCTAGGAACTACTTGGAGGCTAGAGAATTATACAGCTTGGAGCATTAACGGGATAGATGGTTATAGAAGACCCATGCTTCCACGTGACCAAGGAACGAGGGCTTGTGAGGGCAGagtatattaaaaacaatacatagCCAGGCCCTGATGCCTCCCCCTCCTCACATTGTGTGCATGAGTGAGCACGTGCGCgcaagcaaatacacacacacacacacacacagacagacactcacacacacactccctaatTACACACAAACTAATGCATAGTTGATTACAAATCACTGAGAGCCACCCTATCAAGAGAGACCATCCATCCCTTACCACGCTGTGACTCAGGGGAGTCTCCTCCCTCAGCTCCAGCCTGGCTTTTGAAGCGTCGCCATCATTCACAGGAATTTTCCTATTTAAAAAGACACACCAATTTCATGAAAACATTTCTTGCTGAATATATCTTTCATCTATCTCCCCGGACCAGACCAGTTTCTACTaatctcattcattttttttgaaCTGTCTTAACCCTCCCTGCCATGACCTATAGTGAAAGTTGCTCCCAAATGGTGATTCAATATTACCCTGGCAGAACAAAGCAAAGGCAGGCCTTTCATGTGTGGGGACATGAATAACACATATGTCCCAGAGGTGGGCAAGCCAGAAATTAAGCACACTTCTCTCACGTGACCTTTTCTACAGAGGCCAAGTGCTGTCTTAGCTAACCCTTACGAGCTGTTCTGGAGggcagaaattaaataaaatggccATGGACCAAGCAGGCTAGAAGTCTACAGGCTAGCCCCTTCATTTATCCACATCTGCATTAACCCTGAGGGTAGGCTTTCAAAACTTTCTTTCCCCCAAACAAAGTTAGGGACCCATCTAGTTTCCATGGTGATGGTGAAGTTATATTTGCAGCCTTTATCAAAACAATGTGGAGCTGTGTGGGGATGTACAATAGTATCAGAGACATGTCAGCTACTTCAGGCAGGAGAGGAAGCCGCACATCTGTG
Encoded here:
- the Bcor gene encoding BCL-6 corepressor isoform X5; translation: MLSATPLYGNVHSWMNSERVRMCGTSEDRKIPVNDGDASKARLELREETPLSHSVVDTSGAHRIDGLAALSMDRTGLIREGLRVPGNIVYSGLCGLGSEKGREATPSSLSGLGFSSERNPEMQFKPNTPETVEASAVSGKPPNGFSAIYKTPPGIQKSAVATAESLGLDRPASDKQSPLNINGASYLRLPWVNPYMEGATPAIYPFLDSPNKYSLNMYKALLPQQSYGLAQPLYSPVCTSGERFLYLPPPHYVNPHIPSSLASPMRLSTPSASAAIPPLVHCSDKSLPWKMGVNPGNPVDSHSYPHIQNSKQPRVTSAKAVNSGLPGDTALLLPPSPRPSARVHLPTQPAAETYSEFHKHYPRISTSPSVTLTKPYMTANSEFSTSRLSNGKYPKALDGGDCAQSMPGHTRKTTVQDRKDGGSPPLLEKQTVTKDVTDKPLDLSSKVVDADASKGDHMKKMAPTVLVHSRAASGLVLSGSEIPKETLSPPGNGCSIYRSEIISTAPSSWVVPGPSPNEENNGKSLSLKNKALDWAIPQQRSSSCPRMGGTDAVVTNVSGSVSSSGRPASASPAPNANANADGTKTSRSSVDTTPSVIQHVGQPSSTPAKHGGSTSSKGAKANPEPSFKASENGLPPTSIFLSPNEAFRSPAIPYPRSYLPYAAPEGIALSPLSLHGKGPVYPHPVLLPNGSLFPGHLAPKPGLPYGLHTSRPEFVTYQDALGLGMVHPMLIPHTPIEITKEEKPERRSRSHERARYEDPTLRSRFSEMLEASSTKLHPEVPTDKNLKPNSSWNQGKTGVKSDKLVYVDLLREEADTKTDAGAPKAGLVAENVGQDTEATKPSADPVIQQRREFISLREELGRITDFHESFTFKQASSQPVFSLGKDSGAAGTNKENLGVQVATPFLETALGSEGPAVTFGKTQEDPKPFCVGGAPPNMDVTPAYTKEGTDEAESNDGKVLKPKPSKLAKRIANSAGYVGDRFKCVTTELYADSSQLSREQRALQMEGLQEDSILCLPAAYCERAMMRFSELEMKEREGSHPATKDSEVCKFSPADWERLKGNQEKKPKSVTLEEAIADQNDSERCEYSTGNKHDLFEAPEDKDLPVEKYFLERPPVSEPPSDQGVVDTPHSPTLRLDRKRKLSGDSTHTETAVEELAEDPLKAKRRRISKGLHPKKQRHLLHLRERWEQQVSAAESKPGRQSRKEVAQAVQPEVTSQGTNITEEKPGRKKAEAKGNRGWSEESLKSCDNEQGLPVLSGSPPMKSLSSTNASGKKQTQPSCTPASRLPAKQQKIKESQKTDVLCTGEDEDCQAASPLQKYTDNIEKPSGKRLCKTKHLIPQESRRSLQITGDYYVENTDTKMTVRRFRKRPEPSSDYDLSPPAKQEPKPFDRLQQLLPATQATQLPRSNSPQETTQSRPMPPEARRLIVNKNAGETLLQRAARLGYEEVVLYCLENKVCDVNHRDNAGYCALHEACARGWLNIVRHLLEYGADVNCSAQDGTRPLHDAVENDHLEIVRLLLSYGADPTLATYSGRTIMKMTHSELMEKFLTDYLNDLQGRSEDDTSGAWEFYGSSVCEPDDESGYDVLANPPGPEDPDEEEDTYSDLFEFEFAESSLLPCYNIQVSVAQGPRNWLLLSDVLKKLKMSSRIFRSNFPNLEIVTIAEAEFYRQVSTSLLFSCPKDLEAFNPESKELLDLVEFTNELQTLLGSSVEWLHPSDTGHENYW
- the Bcor gene encoding BCL-6 corepressor isoform X6, translating into MTRRLKPSCHPRGDMLSATPLYGNVHSWMNSERVRMCGTSEDRKIPVNDGDASKARLELREETPLSHSVVDTSGAHRIDGLAALSMDRTGLIREGLRVPGNIVYSGLCGLGSEKGREATPSSLSGLGFSSERNPEMQFKPNTPETVEASAVSGKPPNGFSAIYKTPPGIQKSAVATAESLGLDRPASDKQSPLNINGASYLRLPWVNPYMEGATPAIYPFLDSPNKYSLNMYKALLPQQSYGLAQPLYSPVCTSGERFLYLPPPHYVNPHIPSSLASPMRLSTPSASAAIPPLVHCSDKSLPWKMGVNPGNPVDSHSYPHIQNSKQPRVTSAKAVNSGLPGDTALLLPPSPRPSARVHLPTQPAAETYSEFHKHYPRISTSPSVTLTKPYMTANSEFSTSRLSNGKYPKALDGGDCAQSMPGHTRKTTVQDRKDGGSPPLLEKQTVTKDVTDKPLDLSSKVVDADASKGDHMKKMAPTVLVHSRAASGLVLSGSEIPKETLSPPGNGCSIYRSEIISTAPSSWVVPGPSPNEENNGKSLSLKNKALDWAIPQQRSSSCPRMGGTDAVVTNVSGSVSSSGRPASASPAPNANANADGTKTSRSSVDTTPSVIQHVGQPSSTPAKHGGSTSSKGAKANPEPSFKASENGLPPTSIFLSPNEAFRSPAIPYPRSYLPYAAPEGIALSPLSLHGKGPVYPHPVLLPNGSLFPGHLAPKPGLPYGLHTSRPEFVTYQDALGLGMVHPMLIPHTPIEITKEEKPERRSRSHERARYEDPTLRSRFSEMLEASSTKLHPEVPTDKNLKPNSSWNQGKTGVKSDKLVYVDLLREEADTKTDAGAPKAGLVAENVGQDTEATKPSADPVIQQRREFISLREELGRITDFHESFTFKQASSQPVFSLGKDSGAAGTNKENLGVQVATPFLETALGSEGPAVTFGKTQEDPKPFCVGGAPPNMDVTPAYTKEGTDEAESNDGKVLKPKPSKLAKRIANSAGYVGDRFKCVTTELYADSSQLSREQRALQRAMMRFSELEMKEREGSHPATKDSEVCKFSPADWERLKGNQEKKPKSVTLEEAIADQNDSERCEYSTGNKHDLFEAPEDKDLPVEKYFLERPPVSEPPSDQGVVDTPHSPTLRLDRKRKLSGDSTHTETAVEELAEDPLKAKRRRISKGLHPKKQRHLLHLRERWEQQVSAAESKPGRQSRKEVAQAVQPEVTSQGTNITEEKPGRKKAEAKGNRGWSEESLKSCDNEQGLPVLSGSPPMKSLSSTNASGKKQTQPSCTPASRLPAKQQKIKESQKTDVLCTGEDEDCQAASPLQKYTDNIEKPSGKRLCKTKHLIPQESRRSLQITGDYYVENTDTKMTVRRFRKRPEPSSDYDLSPPAKQEPKPFDRLQQLLPATQATQLPRSNSPQETTQSRPMPPEARRLIVNKNAGETLLQRAARLGYEEVVLYCLENKVCDVNHRDNAGYCALHEACARGWLNIVRHLLEYGADVNCSAQDGTRPLHDAVENDHLEIVRLLLSYGADPTLATYSGRTIMKMTHSELMEKFLTDYLNDLQGRSEDDTSGAWEFYGSSVCEPDDESGYDVLANPPGPEDPDEEEDTYSDLFEFEFAESSLLPCYNIQVSVAQGPRNWLLLSDVLKKLKMSSRIFRSNFPNLEIVTIAEAEFYRQVSTSLLFSCPKDLEAFNPESKELLDLVEFTNELQTLLGSSVEWLHPSDTGHENYW
- the Bcor gene encoding BCL-6 corepressor isoform d (isoform d is encoded by transcript variant e), coding for MLSATPLYGNVHSWMNSERVRMCGTSEDRKIPVNDGDASKARLELREETPLSHSVVDTSGAHRIDGLAALSMDRTGLIREGLRVPGNIVYSGLCGLGSEKGREATPSSLSGLGFSSERNPEMQFKPNTPETVEASAVSGKPPNGFSAIYKTPPGIQKSAVATAESLGLDRPASDKQSPLNINGASYLRLPWVNPYMEGATPAIYPFLDSPNKYSLNMYKALLPQQSYGLAQPLYSPVCTSGERFLYLPPPHYVNPHIPSSLASPMRLSTPSASAAIPPLVHCSDKSLPWKMGVNPGNPVDSHSYPHIQNSKQPRVTSAKAVNSGLPGDTALLLPPSPRPSARVHLPTQPAAETYSEFHKHYPRISTSPSVTLTKPYMTANSEFSTSRLSNGKYPKALDGGDCAQSMPGHTRKTTVQDRKDGGSPPLLEKQTVTKDVTDKPLDLSSKVVDADASKGDHMKKMAPTVLVHSRAASGLVLSGSEIPKETLSPPGNGCSIYRSEIISTAPSSWVVPGPSPNEENNGKSLSLKNKALDWAIPQQRSSSCPRMGGTDAVVTNVSGSVSSSGRPASASPAPNANANADGTKTSRSSVDTTPSVIQHVGQPSSTPAKHGGSTSSKGAKANPEPSFKASENGLPPTSIFLSPNEAFRSPAIPYPRSYLPYAAPEGIALSPLSLHGKGPVYPHPVLLPNGSLFPGHLAPKPGLPYGLHTSRPEFVTYQDALGLGMVHPMLIPHTPIEITKEEKPERRSRSHERARYEDPTLRSRFSEMLEASSTKLHPEVPTDKNLKPNSSWNQGKTGVKSDKLVYVDLLREEADTKTDAGAPKAGLVAENVGQDTEATKPSADPVIQQRREFISLREELGRITDFHESFTFKQASSQPVFSLGKDSGAAGTNKENLGVQVATPFLETALGSEGPAVTFGKTQEDPKPFCVGGAPPNMDVTPAYTKEGTDEAESNDGKVLKPKPSKLAKRIANSAGYVGDRFKCVTTELYADSSQLSREQRALQRAMMRFSELEMKEREGSHPATKDSEVCKFSPADWERLKGNQEKKPKSVTLEEAIADQNDSERCEYSTGNKHDLFEAPEDKDLPVEKYFLERPPVSEPPSDQGVVDTPHSPTLRLDRKRKLSGDSTHTETAVEELAEDPLKAKRRRISKGLHPKKQRHLLHLRERWEQQVSAAESKPGRQSRKEVAQAVQPEVTSQGTNITEEKPGRKKAEAKGNRGWSEESLKSCDNEQGLPVLSGSPPMKSLSSTNASGKKQTQPSCTPASRLPAKQQKIKESQKTDVLCTGEDEDCQAASPLQKYTDNIEKPSGKRLCKTKHLIPQESRRSLQITGDYYVENTDTKMTVRRFRKRPEPSSDYDLSPPAKQEPKPFDRLQQLLPATQATQLPRSNSPQETTQSRPMPPEARRLIVNKNAGETLLQRAARLGYEEVVLYCLENKVCDVNHRDNAGYCALHEACARGWLNIVRHLLEYGADVNCSAQDGTRPLHDAVENDHLEIVRLLLSYGADPTLATYSGRTIMKMTHSELMEKFLTDYLNDLQGRSEDDTSGAWEFYGSSVCEPDDESGYDVLANPPGPEDPDEEEDTYSDLFEFEFAESSLLPCYNIQVSVAQGPRNWLLLSDVLKKLKMSSRIFRSNFPNLEIVTIAEAEFYRQVSTSLLFSCPKDLEAFNPESKELLDLVEFTNELQTLLGSSVEWLHPSDTGHENYW